Proteins encoded within one genomic window of Humulus lupulus chromosome 1, drHumLupu1.1, whole genome shotgun sequence:
- the LOC133823279 gene encoding probable diphthine methyl ester synthase has product MQVLSFSLYFLFNFRGKKQYEPPRYMTIKTAIEQLQEVVQAKVESVCNEDTECVGFARIGSEDQIIVAGTMKQLQLHVFFLSNSIVGV; this is encoded by the exons ATGCAGGTTCTGAGTTTTTCtctgtatttcttgtttaatttTAGAGGGAAGAAGCAGTATGAACCACCTAGGTACATGACAATAAAGACTGCCATTGAGCAGCTCCAGGAAGTTGTGCAAGCAAAAGTAGAATCTG TCTGCAATGAAGACACGGAGTGTGTTGGTTTTGCTAGAATTGGAAGTGAAGATCAGATCATTGTGGCTGGTACAATGAAGCAACTTCAATTGCATGTTTTTTTCCTATCAAATAGTATTGTAGGAGTGTGA